A part of Pelecanus crispus isolate bPelCri1 chromosome 22, bPelCri1.pri, whole genome shotgun sequence genomic DNA contains:
- the ARHGEF11 gene encoding rho guanine nucleotide exchange factor 11: MSVRPPQALDSRAGGGRQPHLPRLSSLSSLGDSSSERRSPGHHRQPSDSSETTGLVQRCVIIQKDQHGFGFTVSGDRVVLVQSVRPGGAAMRAGVQEGDRIVKVNGTMVTNSSHLEVVKLIKSGAYVALTLLGSPPPSVGLSSCQQDVSVAGGPRIAPACPPPPPPPPPPLPQRITDPKPLQDPEVQKHATQILWNMLRQEEAELQRFCEAYSRNPASMVEEQIEGARRRVSQLQLKILQETGGSVDSGRLCGDSGLAAFRVTEGRLSLDSQDGDSGLESGTERFPSVSEISLNRNSVLSDHGLDSPRTSPVITARFFQHHRRHGSDTAFAPAAEQGLDRTGQPLIIGPEEDYDPGYFNNECDSLFQDLGKLKSRPAHLGVFLRYIFSQADPSPLLFYLCADVCQQTTAKDSRVLGKDIWNIFLDRNAPLRVKVSEQLLAEIEARLRNGDDVRAALFEAQEMVMPEIQEQIQDYRTKRTMGLGSLYGENDLLDLDGDPQKERQVAEKQLAQLGDILSKYEEDRSSPMAFALSTYMNHTGIRSREPRAAGTGEKAQSLPDRDKWLPFFPKTKKCSSRMSQQSSGTKKDKDAMEDKKRNPILKYIGKPKISSQSTFHVPLSPVEAVKPGNVRNIIQHFENNQHYESQEPGSQRLSTGSFPEDLLESDGSRTEVKLGRSESLKGREEMKKSRKAENVPRSRSDVDMDAAAEATRLHQSASSSASSLSTRSLENPTPPYTPKMGRRSIESPNLGFGVDPFLPHLLEDEQGQLSDLEPELDSQNWQHTVSRELVANLPQKEIDRQEVINELFATEGSHLRILRVLDLLFYQRMKKESLLSREELALLFPNLPDLIEIHNSLSESMKKLREEGPIIKEIGDLMLSRFDGLAKEEIQQVAADFCSYQSIALELIKTKQRKETRFQIFMQEAESNPQCRRLQLKDLIISEMQRLTKYPLLLENIIKHTEAGTSEHDKLCRARDQCRDILKYVNEAVKRAENRHRLEGYQKRLDATSLERTSNPLAAEFKSLDLTSRRMIHEGPLTWRIGKDKTVDLHVLLLEDLLVLLQKQDEKLVLKCHSKTALGSSDNKQTFSPVLKLNSVLIRSVATDKRALFIICTSELGPQIYELVALTSSEKNTWMELLEEAVQSATRNATFPPKRRTPEPTRAAPSGLVLPDPDVSPVLSRGAGSGAGAGDCSSDDSPAALLGREKPPALLEEPVSSEVEEGEEELPAASLPAGAGVEAAETLPAERPGPPACLPLPGPVGAEGLAEAALEDVENLRLLILRRLLPSRYAEPEDDLTPTPSVMGGAGQAWDSVLSGQDSASQEVLAEPPRAAEDAKPRSSREETNETGPAAEEPSGYKVVRKAQAGGAKEATPSPGGSQSETELQEGGGANVDGNYFYVSMPTGLPQPAAPHPAPPPSPPRGSPPEAPTRPSPAEGSPDPPAPLRDVDLIFRTIEQLTLKLNRLKAVEAAHRELLRSLGRGSSADATPPGGSAPEGEGWSQQPPSPDGDSPLSLALRSLQGPGANAPGSRAPLAEDPARNTGL; this comes from the exons ATGAGCGTGCGGCCTCCGCAGGCCCTCGACAG CcgagcgggcggcgggaggcagCCTCACCTGCCCAG GTTAAGCAGCCTGTCTTCCCTGGGTGATTCGTCTTCAGAGCGGAGGTCTCCCGGGCACCACCGCCAGCCCTCCGACTCCTCCGAAACCACAG gtcTGGTCCAGCGCTGCGTCATCATCCAGAAGGACCAGCATGGCTTCGGCTTCACCGTCAGCGGGGACCGCGTTGTCCTGGTGCAGTCGGTGCGGCCAG GGGGGGCGGCCATGAGAGccggggtgcaggagggggacCGGATAGTCAAG GTGAACGGCACGATGGTGACCAACAGCTCTCACCTCGAAGTGGTGAAGTTAATCAAGT CCGGTGCCTACGTCGCTCTGACCCTCCTGGGCTCTCCCCCTCCTTCGGTGGGGCTCTCCAGTTGTCAGCAAGATGTGAGCGTGGCGGGGGGTCCCCGCATcgcccccgcctgccccccgccgcctcccccgccgccgccgccgctgccgcagCGCATCACCGACCCCAAGCCCCTGCAG GACCCCGAAGTCCAGAAGCATGCGACGCAGATTCTCTGGAACATGCTGCGGCAGGAGGAGGCCGAGTTACAG CGCTTCTGCGAGGCGTACAGCCGAAACCCTGCCAGCATGGTGGAGGAGCAGATTGAGGGAGCGCGCCGGCGGGTCAGCCAGCTGCAGCTCAAAATCCTCCAGGAGACCGGTGGCTCTGTG GATTCGGGGCGGCTGTGCGGCGACTCCGGCTTGGCCGCTTTCAGGGTGACGGAAG ggcGCCTCTCCCTAGACTCGCAGGATGGTGACAGCGGGCTGGAGTCCGGGACGGAGCGGTTCCCCTCCGTGAGCGAG ATCTCCCTGAACCGCAACTCCGTCCTCTCCGACCACGGCCTGGACAGCCCGCGAACCTCCCCGGTCATCACCGCCCGCTTCTTCCAGCACCATCGCCGGCACGGCTCCGACACCGCCTTCGCCCCTGCGGCCGAGCAG GGGTTGGACCGGACAGGACAACCCCTCATCATCGGTCCAGAGGAGGATTATGACCCAGGGTATTTCAATAACGAG TGTGACTCCCTCTTCCAGGACCTGGGCAAGCTGAAATCCCGGCCGGCGCATCTGGGGGTCTTCTTGCGCTACATCTTCTCCCAGGCAGATCCCAGCCCCCTG CTCTTCTACTTATGCGCGGACGTTTGCCAGCAGACGACCGCCAAGGATTCCCGGGTCTTGGGGAAGGACATCTGGAACATCTTCTTGGACAGGAACGCG cctctccGAGTGAAAGTGTctgagcagctcctggctgAGATCG AGGCTCGCCTGCGGAATGGGGACGATGTCCGAGCTGCCCTCTTTGAAGCGCAGGAGATGGTGATGCCCGAGATACAGGAGCAGATCCAGGACTACAG AACAAAGCGCACCATGGGCCTGGGGAGTCTGTACGGGGAGAACGACCTCTTGGACCTGGATGGGGACCCCCAGAAGGAGCGGCAAGTGGCGGAGAAGCAGCTGGCCCAACTGGGCGACATACT gTCAAAGTATGAAGAGGACAGGAG ctcccccatGGCCTTTGCCCTCAGCACCTATATGAACCACACAGGCATCCGCAGCCGGGAGCCCCGGGCGGCCGGCACCGGTGAGAAGGCCCAGTCCCTCCCGGACAGGGACAAGTGGCTGCCCTTCTTCCCCAAGACCAAGAAG TGCTCCTCTCGGATGTCCCAACAGAGCAGCGGCACGAAGAAGGACAAGGATGCCATGGAAGACAAGAAGCGCAACCCCATCCTCAAGTACATTGGGAAGCCCAAAATCTCCTCCCAGAGCA catttcatGTCCCTTTGTCCCCTGTTGAAG CAGTCAAACCCGGCAATGTGAGGAACATCATCCAGCACTTTGAGAACAACCAGCATTACGAGAGCCAGGAGCCCGGCAGCCAGCGTCTCTCCACCGGCAGCTTCCCCGAGGACCTGCTGGAGTCGGACGG TTCCCGCACCGAGGTCAAGCTGGGCCGCTCGGAGAGCTTGAAAGGCCGGGAGGAGATGAAGAAATCACGGAAAGCAGAAAACGTGCCTCGGTCCCGTAGCGATGTGGACATGGATGCCGCAGCCGAGGCCACGAGGCTTCACCAGTCGGCGTCGTCTTCCgcttccagcctgtccacaag GTCGCTGGAAAACCCCACCCCGCCGTACACGCCAAAGATGGGACGCAG GAGCATCGAGTCGCCCAACCTGGGTTTCGGCGTGGACCCCTTCCTGCCTCATCTGCTGGAGGATGAGCAGGGCCAGCTCTCCGACCTGGAGCCCGAGCTGGACTCCCAGAACTGGCAGCACACGGTCAGCCGGGAGCTGGTGGCCAACCTGCCGCAGAAGGAGATTGACCGGCAAGAGGTCATCAATG AGCTCTTCGCCACCGAAGGGTCTCACCTCCGCATCCTCCGAGTCCTTGACCTCCTCTTCTACCAGCGAATGAAGAAGGAGAGCCTGCTGTCCCGGGAAGAGCTGGCACTCCTCTTCCCCAACCTCCCCGACCTGATAGAAATCCACA ATTCTCTCTCCGAATCCATGAAGAAGCTCCGGGAAGAAGGACCAATCATCAAAGAAATTGGGGATCTCATGCTGTCTCGG tTTGACGGCCTGGCCAAAGAGGAGATCCAGCAGGTCGCTGCTGACTTCTGCTCTTACCAATCCATCGCCCTGGAGCTGATCAAAACGAAGCAGCGCAAGGAGACCCGCTTCCAGATCTTCATGCAG GAAGCAGAAAGCAATCCGCAGTGCCGGCGCCTGCAGCTCAAGGACTTGATCATCTCTGAAATGCAGCGCCTGACCAAGTACCcgctgctgctggagaacaTCATCAAGCACACCGAGg cgGGCACCTCGGAGCACGACAAGCTGTGCCGAGCCCGGGACCAGTGCCGGGACATCCTCAAGTACGTCAACGAGGCGGTGAAGCGAGCGGAGAACCGGCACCGGCTGGAAGGCTACCAGAAACGCCTGGATGCCACCTCGCtggagaggaccagcaacccGCTGGCTGCCGAGTTCAAG AGCCTGGACCTCACCTCCCGGCGCATGATCCACGAAGGGCCGCTCACCTGGCGCATCGGCAAGGACAAGACCGTGG ACCTGCACGTGCTGCTCCTCGAGGACCTCttggtgctgctgcagaagcaggacGAGAAACTGGTGCTGAAGTGCCACAGCAAGACAGCGCTGGGCTCTTCGGACAACAAGCAGACCTTCAGCCCCGTCCTCAAGCTCAACTCGGTGCTCATCCGCTCCGTGGCCACAG ATAAACGAGCCCTCTTCATCATCTGCACGTCAGAACTGGGACCCCAGATCTACGAGCTGGTGGCGCTGACGTCCTCCGAGAAAAACAC gtggatggagctgctggaggaggcggTGCAGAGTGCCACGAGGAACGCCACCTTCCCCCCCAAGCGCCGGACGCCGGAGCCCACCCGCGCAGCACCCTCCGG CCTGGTGTTGCCGGACCCCGACGTCTCGCCCGTCCTGTCCCGAGGCGCCGGctccggggcaggggcaggggactGTTCCTCAG ACGACAGCCCCGCAGCGCTCCTGGGCAGGGAGAAGCCCCCGGCGCTGCTGGAGGAGCCGGTGAGCAGCGaggtggaggaaggggaggaagagctgCCCGCAGCCTCCCTGCCCGCGGGGGCCGGCGTGGAGGCGGCCGAGACCCTCCCGGCCGAGCGGCCGGGGCCCCCCGCATGCCTGCCGCTGCCGGGACCCGTCGGCGCGGAGGGTCTGGCCGAGGCGGCGCTGGAGGATG TGGAGAACCTGCGGCTGCTGATCCTGCGGAGGCTCCTGCCCAGCCGGTACGCGGAGCCCGAGGACGACCTGACGCCCACGCCGTCGGTCATGGGGGGTGCCGGCCAGGCCTGGGACTCGGTGCTCTCCGGCCAGGATTCGGCCTCGCAGGAGGTGCTGGCAGAGCCCCCGCGCGCCGCCGAGGACGCCAAGCCGCGGTCGAGCCGGGAGGAGACGAACGAGACGGGTCCGGCCGCCGAGGAGCCGAGCGGCTACAAAGTCGTCCGGAAAG CCCAGGCAGGGGGTGCTAAGGAGGCCACGCCCTCGCCAGGCGGCAGCCAATCAGAAACTGAGCTGCAGGAAGGAGGCGGAGCTAATGTAGATG